A portion of the Nitratidesulfovibrio termitidis HI1 genome contains these proteins:
- a CDS encoding tRNA (5-methylaminomethyl-2-thiouridylate)-methyltransferase — MERKRYDAVALLSGGLDSILAVKVIEEQGLAVKCLHFVSPFFGKPGKVKHWEAIYGLDITAVDLGEDFAALLRERPVHGFGKVLNPCVDCKIIMISRAREMMERYGASFIITGEVLGQRPMSQRRDTLNVIRRDAGVKELLLRPLCAQKLDPTPAEESGLVDRSRLHAIFGRGRKEQMALAAKYGLTEIPTPAGGCKLAERENARRYWPVLVHSPHAAAAEFKLANIGRQYWAGPHWLSIGRHQADNDALVRFAFPADLHFKVAGFPGPLAIGRQFDGRVWDADVVRDAAAFVASFSPKAVREGTPVTVRVAGPDGMTEVTVTPARSTLLGWGELNWPGVREEIRADARARALPVPEGNDDGPDGQSE, encoded by the coding sequence ATGGAACGCAAACGCTATGACGCCGTGGCCCTGCTGTCCGGCGGTCTCGACTCTATTCTGGCGGTGAAGGTCATCGAGGAGCAGGGGCTTGCGGTCAAGTGCCTGCACTTCGTTTCTCCGTTTTTCGGCAAGCCCGGCAAGGTGAAGCACTGGGAGGCCATATACGGCCTCGACATCACCGCCGTGGATCTGGGCGAGGACTTTGCCGCGCTGCTGCGCGAACGCCCGGTGCATGGCTTCGGCAAGGTGCTGAACCCCTGCGTGGACTGCAAGATCATCATGATTTCCCGCGCGCGGGAAATGATGGAGCGCTACGGCGCCTCGTTCATCATCACCGGCGAGGTGCTGGGGCAGCGCCCCATGTCGCAGCGGCGCGACACCCTGAACGTCATCCGGCGCGATGCCGGGGTGAAGGAACTGCTGCTGCGTCCCCTGTGCGCCCAGAAGCTGGACCCCACCCCCGCCGAGGAGTCCGGCCTGGTGGACCGCAGCCGCCTGCACGCCATTTTCGGGCGCGGGCGCAAGGAACAGATGGCCCTGGCCGCAAAGTACGGCCTGACGGAAATTCCCACGCCCGCCGGGGGCTGCAAGCTGGCGGAACGCGAAAACGCCCGCCGCTACTGGCCGGTGCTGGTGCATTCGCCGCATGCAGCCGCAGCGGAATTCAAGCTGGCCAACATCGGGCGGCAGTACTGGGCCGGGCCGCACTGGCTGTCCATAGGTCGCCATCAGGCCGACAACGATGCCTTGGTGCGCTTCGCCTTTCCGGCGGACCTGCACTTCAAGGTGGCGGGCTTTCCCGGTCCCTTGGCCATCGGGCGGCAGTTCGACGGCAGGGTATGGGATGCGGACGTGGTGCGCGATGCCGCCGCCTTCGTGGCCTCTTTTTCGCCGAAGGCGGTGCGCGAGGGCACGCCCGTTACCGTGCGCGTGGCCGGACCGGACGGCATGACCGAGGTGACGGTAACCCCCGCGCGGTCCACTCTGCTGGGCTGGGGCGAACTGAACTGGCCGGGTGTGCGCGAGGAAATCCGCGCCGATGCCCGCGCCCGCGCGCTGCCCGTGCCCGAGGGCAACGACGACGGCCCCGACGGCCAGTCGGAGTAG
- a CDS encoding thermonuclease family protein — MRRILLARMLRAGLLALPLLFPPLLADTGGFACRAGETFGDARAVVLRVPDGDTLVVDIPGYPPVAGRAISVRIAGCDTPEKRDPRAELRELSRRARELTLRMAAPGSTVTLRNLRRDKYFRLLADVEADGGDIASALIERGLAKPYEGGRKEW, encoded by the coding sequence ATGCGTCGCATACTCCTCGCCCGCATGCTCCGCGCAGGGCTTCTGGCCCTGCCCCTGCTGTTTCCGCCGCTGCTGGCGGACACGGGCGGCTTTGCCTGCCGGGCCGGGGAAACATTCGGCGATGCGCGGGCCGTAGTGCTGCGCGTGCCCGACGGCGACACATTGGTAGTGGACATTCCCGGCTACCCGCCCGTGGCGGGCCGGGCCATCAGCGTACGCATCGCCGGGTGCGACACCCCTGAAAAACGCGATCCGCGCGCCGAACTGCGCGAACTTTCGCGCCGCGCCCGCGAACTGACCCTGCGCATGGCCGCGCCCGGCAGCACGGTGACCCTGCGCAACCTGCGCCGCGACAAGTACTTTCGCCTGCTTGCCGACGTGGAAGCCGACGGCGGCGACATCGCCTCCGCTCTCATCGAACGCGGGCTGGCCAAGCCTTACGAAGGTGGCCGCAAGGAGTGGTGA
- the recA gene encoding recombinase RecA → MAKKPALTPEEMRREALSTALSTIERKYGQGSVMKLSDNAHVNIPVIPTGSIGLDLALGVGGIPRGRVSEIYGPESSGKTTLALHIIAECQKLGGTAAFIDAEHALDTNYARRLGVKTDELLISQPDFGEQALDIADMLVRSSAVDIVVIDSVAALIPQAELEGVMGEMQVGGQARLMSHALRKLTGTIHKSRTAVIFINQIRMKIGTMGYGNPETTTGGNALKFYSSIRMDIRKIQTLKDKEEVYGSRTRVKVVKNKVAPPFREALFDILYGTGISRTGELIDLGSDVGIIEKSGSWFAFGSERLGQGKENVRALLEENEALRLNVEAKLIEHLGMMPTKVVDPDDNAGAMDDDEF, encoded by the coding sequence ATGGCGAAGAAACCCGCGCTGACGCCGGAAGAGATGCGCCGCGAGGCCCTCTCGACGGCTCTCAGCACCATCGAGCGCAAGTACGGCCAGGGCTCGGTCATGAAATTGTCCGACAACGCCCACGTGAACATTCCGGTGATTCCCACCGGCTCCATCGGGCTGGACCTGGCCCTTGGGGTGGGCGGCATTCCGCGCGGCCGCGTGTCGGAAATCTACGGCCCGGAATCTTCGGGCAAGACCACGCTGGCCCTGCACATCATCGCCGAATGCCAGAAGCTGGGCGGCACCGCCGCCTTCATCGACGCCGAACACGCGCTGGACACCAACTACGCCCGCCGTCTTGGCGTGAAGACCGACGAACTGCTGATCTCCCAGCCCGACTTCGGCGAACAGGCACTGGACATCGCCGACATGCTGGTGCGCTCCAGCGCCGTGGACATCGTGGTCATCGACTCGGTGGCCGCGCTGATTCCGCAGGCGGAACTGGAAGGCGTGATGGGCGAAATGCAGGTGGGCGGCCAGGCCCGCCTGATGTCGCACGCCCTGCGCAAGCTTACCGGCACCATCCACAAGTCGCGCACCGCCGTCATCTTCATCAACCAGATCCGCATGAAGATCGGCACCATGGGCTACGGCAACCCGGAAACCACCACCGGCGGCAACGCGCTGAAGTTCTACAGCTCGATCCGCATGGACATCCGCAAGATCCAGACCCTGAAGGACAAGGAAGAAGTCTACGGGTCGCGCACCCGCGTCAAGGTGGTGAAGAACAAGGTGGCCCCGCCCTTCCGCGAGGCGCTGTTCGACATCCTGTACGGCACGGGCATTTCGCGCACCGGCGAGCTCATCGACCTTGGCTCGGACGTCGGCATCATCGAAAAGAGCGGCTCGTGGTTCGCTTTCGGGTCCGAGCGCCTCGGCCAGGGCAAGGAAAACGTCCGCGCCCTGCTGGAAGAAAACGAGGCCCTGCGCCTGAACGTGGAAGCCAAGCTCATCGAACATCTGGGCATGATGCCCACCAAGGTCGTGGACCCGGACGACAACGCCGGGGCCATGGACGACGACGAATTCTAG
- a CDS encoding molybdenum cofactor biosynthesis protein MoaE, giving the protein MDVTKALADLKKEPGFADNVGMVLVHNGVVRGWSRKDKGNVVAIRVTPDRERINEICRELSARPGIFRILADALEGELAPGDDVLFLVVAGDIRENVKAVFAELLDRIKSEAVTKEEIFG; this is encoded by the coding sequence ATGGACGTTACCAAGGCCCTCGCGGACCTGAAAAAGGAACCGGGCTTCGCCGACAATGTCGGCATGGTGCTGGTGCACAACGGCGTGGTGCGCGGCTGGTCGCGCAAGGACAAGGGCAACGTGGTCGCCATCAGGGTAACCCCCGACCGCGAACGCATCAATGAAATATGCCGCGAGCTGTCGGCGCGTCCGGGCATCTTCCGCATCCTGGCCGACGCCTTGGAGGGCGAACTGGCCCCCGGCGACGACGTGCTGTTCCTGGTGGTGGCGGGCGACATCCGCGAAAACGTCAAGGCCGTGTTTGCCGAACTGCTGGACCGCATCAAGTCCGAGGCGGTGACCAAGGAAGAAATCTTCGGCTGA
- a CDS encoding tetratricopeptide repeat protein, which produces MPQLQSLLRRLPEFRESRMSAAGLALWLNWQGDINPAVPQTLQDYGGMTIAAERDQSLWFFFSADVFLALARLEIWGKFNPLPVAGQVLPARLLLGMKREISLSLDNVLTTQELIAPQEFQVWVHPRAREMGTGVPGLTFEKAAALRGMVPAEWTMLRADSRLPYQSTTGWYSVLRPLGNPLDKGFQAGWRSMFGEIEEILKRHKFKYILHESFLIFPLENLRLYRQWCRDLLQRVREVKEQRPDSYWPCVSAIVDRKGLNFNNELPRKVALDWDQLVPDYPHTSFRNAYLLGEGFTIHEVRFSVEHSSMDDWCNVGLADDGQEAGALPVVVSTRAVAGNNPCCFYCGMRNHEATACPSRKLETLTPSVWRDVALLDFETLNQGFQIIDAQLAGDIGEGVAVLLASEGAEGIMTRAMFDIGSAAQHRMVRRMWLARGKEYPKGLDEMAPKDDNPVWGVLESIRHGEPVALERELAQIQIKNPRDYRNRTMQGYVALERGDYLRAASLWKEAETLAPTALQQGWHIFLQARLHEVQGKYQPATQLYRQVVRLCPQWADAEYRQAVCHVKMGFVEQATAQLLTLIAQDPNVFNRVLLDPELERGHLHLLTALHVPWSEAENRVEEEKQGLGRLRAELGTWFSEEHPFAVQTDVRVTNLVRMAEIRNFVPFQTVINGRSQLEKDMQLRIGREAKDLKTRFNGFMSRLMHIRDEAAWFPFPRILVEFNKNFNLCAASLNWALKTNLQVAETFKRAHAVAEAEAERLKDLESHLKFLRMVRDSTLFMLLFWRSFLWMEIIGLLLILVAAPLALFYGERAGATWASGLISTQKWQLQKGLILILSVVALALAALRTTVVFEKKKDKLFSEAREKRKKKKK; this is translated from the coding sequence ATGCCCCAGTTGCAATCGTTGCTGCGCCGCCTGCCGGAGTTCCGCGAATCGCGCATGAGCGCCGCGGGCCTTGCCCTGTGGCTGAACTGGCAGGGCGACATCAATCCCGCCGTGCCGCAGACCCTGCAGGACTACGGCGGCATGACCATTGCCGCCGAGCGGGACCAGTCGCTGTGGTTCTTCTTTTCGGCGGACGTGTTCCTGGCGCTGGCGCGGCTGGAAATATGGGGCAAGTTCAACCCGCTGCCCGTGGCGGGCCAGGTGCTGCCCGCCCGCCTGCTGCTGGGCATGAAGCGCGAGATTTCCCTGTCGCTGGACAACGTGCTGACCACGCAGGAACTTATCGCCCCGCAGGAATTCCAGGTATGGGTGCACCCCCGCGCCCGCGAGATGGGCACCGGCGTTCCCGGTCTGACCTTCGAGAAAGCGGCGGCCCTGCGCGGCATGGTGCCCGCCGAATGGACCATGCTGCGGGCCGACTCGCGTCTGCCGTACCAGTCAACCACCGGATGGTACTCGGTGCTGCGCCCCCTGGGCAACCCCCTGGACAAGGGATTTCAGGCGGGCTGGCGCTCCATGTTCGGCGAGATCGAGGAAATCCTCAAGCGCCACAAGTTCAAGTACATCCTGCACGAGTCCTTTCTCATCTTTCCGCTGGAAAACCTGCGCCTGTACCGGCAGTGGTGCCGCGACCTGCTGCAACGCGTGCGCGAGGTGAAGGAACAGCGCCCCGACAGTTACTGGCCGTGCGTCAGCGCCATCGTGGACCGCAAGGGGCTGAACTTCAACAATGAACTGCCCCGCAAGGTCGCCCTGGACTGGGACCAGCTGGTGCCGGACTACCCGCACACCAGCTTCCGCAACGCCTACCTGCTGGGCGAAGGCTTCACCATCCACGAGGTGCGCTTTTCGGTCGAGCACAGCAGCATGGACGACTGGTGCAACGTGGGGCTTGCCGATGACGGGCAGGAAGCGGGCGCGCTGCCGGTGGTGGTTTCCACCCGGGCGGTGGCGGGCAACAACCCGTGCTGCTTCTACTGCGGCATGCGCAACCACGAGGCCACGGCCTGTCCCAGCCGCAAGCTGGAGACGCTGACTCCCAGCGTGTGGCGTGACGTGGCGCTGCTGGACTTCGAGACCCTGAACCAGGGCTTCCAGATCATCGACGCGCAACTGGCCGGTGACATCGGCGAAGGGGTTGCCGTGCTGCTGGCCTCGGAAGGGGCCGAAGGCATCATGACCCGCGCCATGTTCGATATCGGCAGCGCGGCGCAGCACCGCATGGTGCGTCGCATGTGGCTGGCGCGGGGCAAGGAATACCCGAAGGGCCTCGACGAGATGGCCCCCAAGGACGACAACCCCGTGTGGGGCGTGCTGGAGTCCATCCGTCACGGCGAGCCGGTGGCGCTGGAGCGCGAACTGGCGCAGATTCAGATCAAGAACCCGCGCGACTACCGCAACCGCACCATGCAGGGCTACGTGGCCCTGGAACGCGGCGACTACCTGCGCGCCGCCTCGCTGTGGAAGGAGGCGGAAACCCTGGCCCCCACGGCGTTGCAGCAGGGCTGGCACATCTTTCTCCAGGCCCGCCTGCACGAGGTGCAGGGCAAGTACCAGCCCGCCACCCAGCTGTACCGGCAGGTGGTGCGGCTGTGCCCGCAGTGGGCCGACGCCGAGTATCGGCAGGCGGTGTGCCATGTGAAGATGGGCTTCGTGGAACAGGCCACCGCCCAGTTGCTGACCCTGATCGCCCAGGATCCCAACGTGTTCAACCGCGTGCTGTTGGACCCGGAACTGGAGCGCGGGCACCTGCACCTGCTTACGGCGCTGCACGTGCCGTGGAGCGAGGCAGAGAACCGCGTGGAGGAAGAAAAGCAGGGGCTGGGGCGCCTGCGGGCGGAACTGGGCACCTGGTTCAGCGAGGAACACCCCTTTGCCGTGCAGACCGACGTGCGCGTGACCAATCTGGTGCGCATGGCCGAGATTCGCAACTTCGTGCCGTTCCAGACGGTGATCAACGGGCGCTCGCAACTGGAAAAGGACATGCAGTTGCGCATCGGGCGCGAGGCCAAGGACCTGAAGACACGGTTCAACGGGTTCATGTCCCGGCTGATGCACATCCGCGATGAGGCCGCTTGGTTCCCATTTCCGCGCATCCTTGTGGAATTCAACAAAAATTTCAACCTGTGCGCCGCCAGCCTTAACTGGGCGCTGAAGACCAACCTGCAGGTGGCGGAAACCTTCAAGCGCGCCCATGCCGTGGCCGAAGCCGAAGCGGAACGGCTGAAGGATCTGGAATCGCACCTGAAGTTCCTGCGGATGGTGCGCGATTCCACGCTGTTCATGCTGCTGTTCTGGCGCAGCTTTTTATGGATGGAGATCATCGGGCTGCTGCTGATCCTGGTGGCGGCGCCGCTTGCCCTGTTCTATGGCGAACGCGCCGGGGCCACGTGGGCCTCTGGCCTCATCAGCACCCAGAAATGGCAGTTGCAGAAGGGGCTCATTCTCATCCTGTCCGTGGTGGCCCTGGCCCTTGCCGCGTTGCGCACCACCGTTGTCTTCGAAAAGAAGAAGGACAAGCTGTTCAGCGAGGCCCGCGAAAAGCGCAAGAAGAAAAAGAAGTAG
- a CDS encoding Tex family protein — translation MTPELQATATATAAPVPTAAPISAAPAALAAALSLPTPGVSAVMALLDEGATIPFIARYRKEATGSLDEVQVAAVRDALEKARELDKRRAAVLASLEERGLLTPQLSKAVAGASTLTALEDVYLPYRPKRVTRAEKARKRGLAPLAEALRTARPTADALALAASYVTPHAALDSTDPELAVPDVQAALSGARDILAENCAESALLRGALRDLFVRRAVLRARAVPGKEAEGATYADWFGHEERAAAMPSHRLLAMLRGEREGFLSVAVRPDDGEALDTLHRRAGIAALGASPRPETAAGQVEAAHADAWKRLLAPSLENELRNALRERAEAQAIGVFAANLRELIMAPPLGGRRMLALDPGWRTGSKLVCLDAQGTLLHHEVIHPLTGDTGAERAARTLRDCCARYAIEVVAVGNGTAGRETEAFVRGAGLPAGVDVVLVNETGASVYSASDVARREFPDHDLTVRGAVSIGRRLMDPLAELVKIDPRSLGVGQYQHDVDQAALRRSLDEVVASCVNAVGVDANTASPELLAHVSGIGPVLARNIVAHRAENGPFRSRKDLLKVPRLGPKAFEQAAGFLRVRGDNPLDASAVHPERYALVARMAADLGCALADLLRRDDLRGRIRPEQYVADGVGLPTLTDILAELARPGRDPRPSFTPFRFAEGVHSPDDLEPGMVLPGIVTNVTAFGAFVDVGVHRDGLVHVSQLSDRFVRDPSEVVAPGRTVRVRVLEVDRARGRVSLAMKGVDQQ, via the coding sequence GTGACGCCAGAACTTCAGGCCACCGCCACAGCCACCGCCGCCCCCGTCCCCACAGCCGCGCCGATCTCCGCAGCACCGGCGGCCCTGGCAGCCGCGCTGTCCCTGCCGACGCCCGGCGTATCCGCCGTCATGGCCCTGCTGGACGAAGGGGCCACCATCCCGTTCATCGCCCGTTACCGCAAGGAAGCCACCGGCAGCCTGGACGAGGTGCAGGTGGCCGCCGTGCGCGACGCGCTGGAAAAGGCGCGCGAACTGGACAAGCGAAGGGCTGCCGTGCTGGCGTCGCTGGAAGAGCGCGGGTTGCTTACCCCGCAACTGTCCAAGGCCGTGGCGGGGGCGTCCACGCTTACCGCGCTGGAGGACGTGTACCTGCCCTACCGGCCCAAGCGCGTCACCCGCGCGGAAAAGGCCCGCAAGCGCGGTCTGGCCCCGCTGGCCGAGGCCTTGCGCACGGCGCGTCCCACGGCGGACGCCCTTGCGCTGGCTGCATCCTACGTCACACCCCATGCCGCACTGGACAGCACGGACCCGGAACTGGCCGTGCCCGACGTGCAGGCCGCCCTGTCCGGGGCCCGCGACATCCTGGCCGAAAACTGCGCGGAGTCCGCTCTCCTGCGCGGCGCCCTGCGCGACCTGTTCGTGCGGCGCGCCGTGCTGCGCGCCAGGGCCGTGCCCGGCAAGGAAGCGGAAGGCGCCACCTACGCCGACTGGTTCGGCCACGAGGAACGCGCCGCCGCCATGCCCTCGCACCGGCTGCTGGCCATGCTGCGCGGCGAGCGCGAGGGCTTCCTGTCCGTGGCCGTGCGTCCTGACGACGGTGAGGCTCTGGACACCCTGCATCGCCGGGCGGGCATTGCCGCCCTGGGCGCCAGCCCACGCCCCGAAACCGCGGCCGGACAGGTGGAAGCAGCCCATGCCGATGCCTGGAAGCGGTTGCTGGCTCCCTCGCTGGAAAACGAACTGCGAAACGCCCTGCGCGAACGTGCAGAAGCGCAGGCCATCGGGGTGTTCGCCGCCAACCTGCGCGAACTGATCATGGCCCCGCCGCTGGGGGGACGCCGCATGCTGGCGCTGGACCCCGGATGGCGCACCGGCTCCAAACTGGTCTGCCTGGACGCGCAGGGCACCCTGCTGCATCACGAGGTCATCCATCCGCTGACGGGGGACACCGGGGCGGAGCGCGCCGCGCGCACCCTGCGCGACTGCTGCGCCAGATACGCCATCGAGGTGGTGGCCGTTGGCAACGGCACGGCCGGGCGCGAGACGGAAGCCTTCGTGCGCGGGGCAGGCCTGCCCGCCGGGGTGGACGTGGTGCTGGTGAACGAAACCGGGGCCTCGGTGTATTCCGCGTCCGACGTGGCCCGCCGCGAATTTCCCGATCACGACCTGACCGTGCGCGGGGCCGTTTCCATCGGGCGACGGCTGATGGACCCGCTGGCGGAACTGGTCAAGATAGACCCGCGCTCGCTGGGCGTTGGGCAGTACCAGCACGACGTGGACCAGGCTGCCCTGCGCCGCTCCCTGGACGAGGTGGTGGCCTCGTGCGTCAACGCCGTGGGTGTCGACGCCAATACCGCCAGCCCGGAACTGCTGGCCCATGTTTCCGGCATCGGCCCGGTGCTGGCCCGCAACATCGTGGCCCACCGGGCGGAGAACGGCCCCTTCCGCAGCCGCAAGGACCTGCTGAAGGTGCCGCGCCTTGGCCCAAAGGCCTTCGAACAGGCGGCGGGCTTTCTGCGCGTGCGTGGCGACAACCCGCTGGACGCCAGCGCGGTGCACCCGGAACGCTACGCCCTTGTGGCGCGCATGGCGGCGGACCTTGGTTGCGCCCTGGCCGACCTGCTGCGCCGCGACGACCTGCGCGGGCGCATCCGCCCCGAGCAGTATGTTGCCGATGGGGTGGGCCTGCCCACGCTCACCGACATCCTGGCCGAACTGGCAAGGCCGGGGCGCGACCCGCGCCCTTCCTTCACCCCGTTCCGCTTTGCCGAGGGGGTGCATTCGCCCGACGACCTGGAACCGGGCATGGTGCTGCCGGGCATAGTCACCAACGTCACCGCCTTCGGTGCGTTCGTGGACGTGGGGGTGCACCGCGACGGGCTGGTGCATGTCAGCCAGCTGTCCGACCGCTTCGTGCGCGACCCGTCAGAGGTGGTGGCCCCGGGCCGCACCGTGCGGGTGCGGGTGCTGGAGGTGGACAGGGCGCGCGGCAGGGTGAGTCTGGCCATGAAGGGCGTGGACCAGCAGTAG
- a CDS encoding sodium-dependent transporter produces MAKQITTARDGFATRLGVLAATLGSAVGLGNIWKFPALTGQNGGASFLLVYVLATLLVGLPVMISEIMLGRRARANAVGTFRQLAPKGQPWHLVGLSGVVAAFLIMGFYTDVAGWVFAYIFKALSGEIATTDPAVAAKAFEGLVSNPVQSLLWQWGVLVLISVIIIAGVAQGIERTTKVLMPVLLLLLVAVCARSLTLPKAGEGLAFLFTPDFSKITPSVILMALGLAFFKLSIGMGTMTTYGSYFRNDQDIPLTATRVMLCDLTISILAGMAVFPAVFNFGFEPSAGPSLLFMTIPAVFTSLPGGQVFMVIFFCLTAIAATGAMLSLLEVPVAWLAESFGMPRKRATIVTSVTLAIIGIPATLSMSTMANVKIFGMTVFDLYDFMSSNVLLPVGGIFICLFAGWVWGAANVKTELSNRGQLLNGPIIAAFLTVVRWVSPILVLLVLLKGLKVF; encoded by the coding sequence ATGGCGAAACAGATCACCACCGCCCGCGACGGCTTCGCAACGCGCCTCGGCGTGCTAGCGGCCACCCTCGGCTCGGCCGTGGGTCTCGGCAACATCTGGAAATTTCCGGCCCTCACCGGGCAGAACGGCGGCGCGTCGTTCCTGCTGGTGTACGTGCTGGCCACCCTGCTGGTCGGCCTGCCGGTGATGATATCCGAAATCATGCTTGGCCGCCGCGCCCGGGCCAACGCGGTGGGCACCTTCCGCCAGCTTGCCCCCAAGGGCCAGCCCTGGCATCTGGTGGGCCTTTCGGGCGTTGTGGCCGCGTTCCTGATCATGGGCTTCTACACCGATGTGGCCGGGTGGGTGTTCGCCTACATCTTCAAGGCCCTGTCCGGCGAAATCGCCACCACCGACCCCGCCGTGGCCGCCAAGGCCTTCGAAGGGCTGGTGAGCAACCCGGTGCAGTCGCTGCTGTGGCAGTGGGGCGTGCTGGTGCTGATCAGCGTCATCATCATCGCCGGTGTGGCGCAGGGCATCGAACGTACCACCAAGGTGCTCATGCCCGTGCTGCTTCTGCTGCTGGTGGCGGTGTGCGCGCGCAGCCTTACCCTGCCCAAGGCGGGCGAGGGCCTGGCCTTCCTGTTCACCCCCGACTTCAGCAAGATCACCCCCAGCGTCATCCTGATGGCCCTGGGCCTGGCCTTCTTCAAGCTGTCCATCGGCATGGGCACCATGACCACCTACGGCAGCTACTTCCGCAATGACCAGGACATTCCGCTGACGGCCACCCGCGTCATGCTGTGCGACCTGACCATCTCCATCCTTGCGGGCATGGCCGTGTTCCCCGCCGTGTTCAACTTCGGCTTCGAGCCCAGCGCCGGGCCCAGCCTGTTGTTCATGACCATCCCCGCCGTGTTCACCTCGCTGCCGGGCGGCCAGGTGTTCATGGTCATCTTCTTCTGCCTGACCGCCATCGCCGCCACCGGCGCCATGCTTTCGCTGCTGGAAGTGCCCGTGGCCTGGCTGGCAGAATCGTTCGGCATGCCGCGCAAGCGCGCCACCATCGTCACCTCGGTGACGCTGGCCATCATCGGCATTCCGGCCACGCTGTCCATGTCCACCATGGCCAACGTGAAGATCTTCGGCATGACCGTGTTCGACCTGTACGACTTCATGTCGTCCAACGTACTGCTGCCCGTGGGCGGCATCTTCATCTGCCTGTTCGCGGGCTGGGTATGGGGCGCGGCCAACGTGAAGACGGAACTGTCCAACCGTGGGCAACTGCTCAACGGACCCATCATCGCCGCGTTCCTGACCGTGGTGCGCTGGGTGAGCCCCATTCTTGTGCTGCTGGTGCTGCTTAAGGGCCTCAAGGTCTTTTAG